Genomic DNA from Candidozyma auris chromosome 1, complete sequence:
TGGAGAGATTGTTGGCCCTGTTTCCACGGCAACGATATCCAATCCAAAATTCCATGTATTGCTAGTCGAGGACGACAATGTGTGCATCCAGTTGTGCCGTaaattcttgatgaagtatGGATGTCAGGTAACCGTGGTGACGGACGGGCTCAATGCCATATCTACAGTTGAGCAAACTAAATACGATCTTGTTCTTATGGACATTGTTATGCCCAACTTGGACGGTGCCACTGCAACTAATATCATTCGTTCTTTCGACACAAGAACACCGATTATCGCTATGACTGCAAACATCCAGGATGCAGATTTGGTGAACTACCTACAAAACGGTATGTCCGACATCTTGGCCAAACCATTCACAAAGGACGATCTCTACGCCATCTTGACCAAACACCTAATGTCAGCCTCGACGGCTGCCGAGTACGAAAATAACAGCACCGAAATGCGTACTCTACCGTTGGACAATACCACGCCTGCCATGGAACAACCACTTAATATGGAACAGCCTGTAGGCATGGCGCAGCAGATGCCTCAACAGGGAATGGCAGAGCCTCCTATGAACCAGCAAATCACAGACTCAATGGAAGCTGTTGACCAGCAGGCAAAAAGGCAACGAACTCGCTAATTAGTGGAGTGGAGCCAAACAATAccttttgttcttgttAAATACTATTAATTCTTATGCAGTTAATTCTATAGTCGTACAAGCTTCTTTGGTGTCTTGCAaattttttctcaaaatAATGTTAAATGCCATATCACTGAAGGAGTCTTTCCAAGGCAGATCAGAGTCACTCGTGATCCTGGTGATCTCTACGCCCCTAAAGTACACCTCATCTACTGGATACTCAAGAACTGGCTCTTTGTACACCAACTTGGAACTCTTTTTGCGTCTTCGGCTGCTCACTACACTGAAACCGTCATCCTTTGGTTTCTGGTCTTCGCCTGCCGCCAAATGCTGAAGTGTCGCCAACGTCGGTAGCTGCTCCAAGAATTTCACTTTTGAAAGCGATCCCGCTGTAACAGTGAGATCATTTCCTAGTATATATGTGGGCTGAATGTCTTTAATGAAGGTTTCTGTGAAACTACGAGGGGCATGGGGCATGTAGTATAGGGTGGAGGAAACTATCGCTGGGTCGTCCAATTCCATACTATCCACAGAGAATCGCAAGCCTTCAAGTAATTGAGTATCAGAATCAGTGAAAACGGGATCGTAGCATGTCACAGAGTCGATAGATAGCTTATCAGTTAATAGCTTTAGTAGGGCAAGCTGGTAGAGGGCTTGAAATTCTGTACTGGGGGATCCTAGAGCCAAGCAGCGAATGCGGTTGAACTTAATGGGTTCTAGGAGATCGATGAGATCTTTGAGTAATTTGGATTCTGCGACTTTGGCTTCTCGACCCTTTAGACGATTAAGAAGAGTTGTTGCAGGGTTAGACATGGATTTTCACGGTACCGGTTGCAATTCCTAGTAATAATAGTAGTCTGCGCGCGTGATACAGCGTCACGTGCTCTCGTTGCAACTAGAAATTGGGTTTCACCGGACCGTATTTAATGTCCAGAGCATATAGCGTATATGTCTTCTGTCTCCTTCTCCTATATTGACTAAACCTCTTTAAATTCGGTTTTTCACTAACAAAACGTCCTTCGAACTGTCATTGCCATGGATGAAGTGCCCTGCACATGGtatcaaatttttttttgacgCTACTAGGTGCGAGGCTCCACATATCTGCTCTTATATAGAAACCCATCGCCAGTCCCACAAGCAACTCAGGCTGTTGACGCCaacaaaaggaaaaaaaacaaaTCAATTCACCTCTCAAGGTTAAACTGGGCAACCTCCAGAGAATCCCTTCACGCAGCGTTTCTCCTTTCCTACTTTGGTATCCACGTTGTCGGTCTCCAGTCCCCCCACCCAAACTGAGTCCAATAGCATCATGCGGAAATGTAAAGTGTTTGTCGGTCTGTCCCACCCAGAGTTGGGCAAGCTTGTGTGTGACCGGTTGGGTGTCAGCCCTGCGCCTTGCACgctcaagaagttctccaATGGTGAGACTTCGGTGCAAATTGGTGTCTCTGTGAGAGATGAGGACGCCTACATCATCCAGAGCGGGTCCCCTCAGATCAATGATCACATAATGGAgcttttgattttgatttccgCCTGCCGTGGCGGCTCTGCTTCGAAGATCACTGCCGTGATTCCGCAATTTCCTTACTCGAAGCagctgaagatgaagaaacaTCGTGGTGCTATCACGGCTAGGATGTTGGCCAATTTGATCATCATGGCTGGCGCAGACCATGTGGTGTCGATGGACTTGCACGCTTCGCAAATGCAAGGCTTTTTCACCAAACCCGTGGACAATTTGTACGGAGCACCCACGTTGGCAAGGTGGATCCGTCACAACATCGCTGACTGGGAGAACGCGGTTGTGGTGTCCAAGAACCCAGGAGGAACGAAAAGAGTCACGGCGTTGGCAGACTCCTTGAAGATCAATTTCGCCATGATCCACACGGACAGACGTAGAACGCAAGACAAGTTCACGAAATCCAAGAAGCCCTTGGCCCACTCGCAGGACGACAACATTGTCAGTGAGATGCAGACTGCTAGGGTCGTCAAGGGAcatgttgttgatgacGACTACGAGCAGGAAAACGGGCCGCTGGCCAGCAACTCGTCGGAAAGAGGCACTGAAATTCCTAATAGCGACGCCTTGGGCGGCACTTTTGATGCTACCAATTCggatgatgaggatgagccTACAGCTATTGCTCAGGAGAAATTAATTACTCTTGTTGGTGacgtcaacaacaaggtgGCTATAATCTTGGACGACATGATCGACAAGCCTAACTCTTTCATTGCCGCTGCCGAGCACTTGCGCTTGAACTGTGGCGCCAGAGCGGTGTACGTTGTGGGTACTCACGGCTTATTTAGTGATACGTGTCTTGAGGAGTTAAATGCTTCAAAGTGCATCGACAAGATAGTTGTCACCAACACTTACAGGGTGAGTGAAGAGAGACAGAGGAGTAACGAAAAGTTGGTTGTCATTGATGTATCCCCAATCTTCGCTGAGTGTATCAGAAGAGACCACTTTGGTGAGTCTATCTCTGTTTTGTTTGACTCGTTGGCTGCAATTGAATAAGACCCACGAGGTTCCCGTCATCAGGGTCGacacttcttgaagcatcTACAGTTCCATTTGCTAAGCTCAGGtttttatcttttttttataacGTGTACAATAAAAGAGTTGCATAGAGGTGACTTGTACAAGGTTATACATGCTTACCAGGATCTCAAAGTTCCTGAGATTGCCCAGGTCAATGGGGTCATCTAGGTAGCACAAATCGCACCAAATGCTCCATGTGCGCCATACATTGGTGGCCCACGTTGTCTTGGGAAGAAAAATCAATACGCATAATATTTCATAAGCAGATTTCTGGTCCTATGAAAAGTCTATCATTGTGCAACAAAAGAGCTGCTTTTAaccttttcttcacttAGTGCCTACCCCACTAGCCCACTTCTacttggctgcaaagtaCAGTAGTGTCACAGCTTGGGTCATCGGCCTCAATAATTCACAAAAGCGTCTCAGAAATCATATAAAGAACTTTAAACGCCTTTAATCTTACATTAAACTCGATTAAATCATCCTTATATTTCCAAATCGTGTCCACAAATTTACTGATTCCTCTCTATCTCTACATCCAGCCTTCTCCATTAGCCATGCAGGTCTGAACCCCAGATAAGTTCAATCACTTTCTCACCTCACGACCcacttcaccaactttcCCCAAATGGACACTTCCCAGCTGATCCCCATCCCAAAGCACGGGAACGGGAAAAATCAGTCGATGCTGCCGCTTCTGCTAAGCTCTAACGACGGCAAGGAGGTGACAGAAAGGGCCATGGCGCTGATCGCACCCATGTTAGAAGGCTTCACTCCCAAGACCAGTGCtgaggaggccaaggaCGGAGTTGCTTCTCAGTTGGGTACGGCGCTGACTTCTCCTAGAAGACTGTCTTTGGCAGCGATTGGCGAGGCTGTCTCGCTCACTTCGGACAACTTGTCGATCAATAATGCCATGAATCAGCTGCTGCCGGAAGATTTGAGTAATGGGGAATCTCTTACAAAACCATACTCCAGAACAAACTCGGCGTCGTCTTGGGACTTGAACTTGCCGAAACTCAACAAGACAGTGCTGAACTCGCTGAACACGCTGCGCAGACTGGCGTCCAATGCAACCAACCCGTCTCCGCCAAATGTGAACAAGATAGGCAAGATCGGTGTGTGTGCGATGGACACCAAAGTCATGCTGAAACCTTGTAGAAAGATCTTGAATCGGCTTATAGAAAACGGAGAGTTCGAGACCATTGTGTTTGGTGATAAAGTGATCTTGGATGAGGCGGTGGAGAACTGGCCCACCTGCGACTTCCTTatcagcttcttctccacaggTTTCCCTTTGGACAAAGCCATCAGCTATGCGAATCTAAGAAAGCCATACATaatcaacgacttgataTTGCAGAAGACCTTGTGGGACAGAAGGTTGGTGTTGAACATCTTGAACCATGCAAATGTGCCTACCCCAGAGAGACTCGAAATCAGCAGAGACGGTGGACCTCGCATCGATAAGATTTTGGAAGATAAGCTCGTGGAGGTCGGTATCCCTCGTGATCACTTGTACAAGTTaactcatcaagaagagccagagtGGTCCATGTTGGATGAAGATACCATCTGCGTCAATGGCAAGatcatgaagaagccatttgttgaaaagccTGTTGATGGCGAAGACCACAACGTCTACATATACTATCCCAAATCTactggtggtggtggtcGACGTCTCTTTAGGAAGATAGGTAACAAATCTTCTGAGTTTGATCCTGACTTAAGCACTCCTCGTACAGAGGGATCATTCATATACGAAAGGTTCATGGATACCGACAACTTCGAGGATGTGAAAGCGTACACCGTTGGCGCTGACTTTTGCCATGCTGAAACGAGAAAATCTCCTGTTGTCGATGGTATCGTGAGACGTAACACACATGGCAAGGAAATTCGTTTTGTGACAGAGTTGAGCGATCATGAAAAGCTCATGGCAAAGAATGTGAGTCGCATCTTCAGACAAACTATCTGTGGGTTCGATTTATTGCGAGTCAATGGTGAGTCGTACGTTATTGATGTGAATGGTTTTTCTTTCGTCAAGGACAACAACGATTATTATGATTCATGTGCCTCTATATTGAGGGACATGTTCATTGAAGCgaagaaatcaagagacttcatcaagaacaagataCCCAAGACAAGCCAGATTAATCAGTCTGAATTTGAGGAGAAACAACAGAAATGGGTTTTCAAGGGAATGGTCTCGGTCATTAGACATGCAGACAGAACACCCAAACAGAAATTCAAGTACTCCTTCAGATCTCCTCTTTTCACGTCATTGCTTAAGGGTCACAAGGAAGAAGTAATTATTCGAGCCATTCCTGATTTGCAAGTTGTGTTAGAGACCGTCAAGATTgcagaagagaaggagctcgaggatttgaagaagctcaagcagtTGAGAATGGCATTAGAGAAAAAGATCGAATTTCCGGGCACTAAGATTCAGTTGAAGCCATCATTGAATCCTGAAAACCCTGAGGTCGTGGATAAAGTTCAGTTCATTTTGAAGTGGGGTGGCGAGCCAACTCACTCGGCTAGATTTCAAGCGACAGACGTGGGAGAACAGTTAAGACAAAATATCAAGTTACTCAACAGAGAAGCACTTAACGATGTGAAGGTGTACACTTCTTCTGAGAGAAGAGTGATCGCCAGCGCTCATCTTGCAACATGCTCTATGTTGGGATTGCCCTCTTTGCCAGACGATTTCCTCATCATAAGAAAGGATTTGTTGGACGATTCTAATGCTGCCAAGGACTTGATGgacaaagtgaagaagaagttgaagccaTTGTTGAGACAAGGTGCCgaagctcctcctcagtTTACTTGGCCTCCTAAGATGCCACAACCTTTTGTTGTTATTAAGAGGGTCTGTGAGTTGATGAATTTTCATAAAAACATCATGGAGTACAATTTTAAAAACTACGATGTCAGTAAGTTTCAGGAGAATTGGTGTTGTGGCGAAGATCCATATTTGTTTAAGGAGAGATGGGACAAACTTTTCCAAGAATTCACATCTGTCGAAAAGACACATCCATCGAAGATCTCGGAATTGTATGACACAATGAAATATGATGCCTTGCACAATCGTCaattcttggagaagataTTGGCTTTTGACCCTAATGATGAAAATCTACTCAAAGTATTAGGTGAGACGTGTGGAGACACCATCAAATCGTCTGGTCTTGTGAGTGAGTACCCAATCAATATCTTGGCCatgaacaacttcaaaaTTCCGCACGAAGCCAGCTCTAATGTCAGCTCCGCCTCTGGCTCAACGTCGAATCTACAGAACATCACCAATTCTAGTACAGCTTCCGCTGGCTCTCTTGGGTGGGTCTTGAAGGGAGCTGCGCCTTCTGTGAAGCATTCGAATGCCAACAATGACTCAAACACACATAAATCTAGTTGTAACAGCAGTGTTAGCAGCAATGGTAAAGCACCAGAAAATCCATTTGATCATCCTACCTTTGCTCGACTCAGAGAGTTGTACAGATTATCCAAGGTTCTCTTCGATTTCATATGCCCACAGGAATACGGCATcaaggatgaagaaaagtTAGATATTGGGTTGTTAACATCTTTACCATTAGCAAAGCAAATCTTATCCGACATTAAAGACATGAAGAAACACGATTCTGCTGCAATGGTCAACTATTTCACGAAGGAGTCGCATATCTATACATTGCTCAATGTTATATACGGTGCTCAATTGCCAATGAAAATTGCAAGAAATGCATTGCCTGAGCTCGACTACATGTCGCAGATTGTGTTCGAAATCTACGAGTCTGGCGACTCTAATAGCCCATCCGGAAAGAAACATGCTATCAGGATGTCGTTGTCTCCAGGCTGTCATACACAAGATCCATTGGATGTTCACTTGGATGATGACCATTACATTGGTTGTATTCCAAGAATCAGCTTGACAAGACACTTGGACATGGACTTGGTGATCCAAAGATTGAAATCAAGGTTCTCCAGAGTGTCCTTGCCAAAGCAGTTTACTCCTGTCAATATTTCCAGTCCATTGGTCTCGGGACTTTAGACTTACAGTTTATCAATATATCTCTATACTTTGTATTTAACCTAAATGCTTTCAGTAGATTTAACCAGGACAACAGTACCACGTGCTGCTCCAGTATCAGATGAAAACCCTATATCCCTCAAAAACATTAATGtttataaaaaaaataaaaccAATCTTCACAATAAATTCAAGCCTTCTCGTAGGACTCCCAGTTGTCAAGAATGCTCTTAAGTTTCTCTGACTTGGTCAATTGGTAGACTTCCTCGAAGTACTCCTTGGTGATCTGGAATGGCTTGGCAGTCAAATTCGGAAtgtacttgttgatcaaatccTTGGGCTTCACAGAAGATTTAGGAATCTTCTTGCACAAGAATCTCTGGAATGGCTTCACACCAGACATCAAGTATGAAGAGTGGAAAGGCACAGAAATACCCTTCAATGGAATTACAGCAAAACCCCTCTGCAAATCAATTGGCTGAGGTTTGGCAATCGACTGAGCAGAAACCTCGTCAatgatctccttcaagtgTTTTTTAACGTCATCTAAGGACATCTGCTCTTGCAACTTCACAATATCaatcttgttcaacttgatgaCATTCAACACGTTGGTCAAAGTGTCCAATGCTCTCAAGTCACCAGCAGTCACATACTGGGTGTTCTCAACGTTGTAGTTAACAATTTCCAACAACCAGCCGGTCTTGGTGGCAACTTCATCCACAACAAATCTCAAGGCAGCGTCGTTGAAGCTTGGATTCACTCTCGTTGGGTTCACAGCGCACATACCATAGTTGGATCTGCCCAACTCGTCTCTTGGAACTGCAACTTGCATGGTCATACCTCTGTAGAAGACAACGTCGACGAGCGACTCAATTGGCATGACATTGGCTAACGAAGAGAGAGCAGAGTACTCACCAAGCGAGTGACCAGCGAACATAACATCTGAAGGAACCAATCCTTTGGACTTAATGTCCTCGTAAGAGGCCTTCTCCATCAAAGTCAAGGCGGGCTGAGTGAACTGCGTTGCAGACAACAAACCAGTTGGAGAAAGGAAGGTGTAGGAAGTGGTGGTATGGTCAATGtccttgaagatcttctctgACTTGATCTCGCCGTCTTCACCAATTGTCTCGAACATCATGGAGATGTAGTTGTCTCTAATTCTTCTACCCTTTGCACCACCGAAGTGAACAGTCAATTCGTTAGGgttgttcttgacaatgtcaagaaTGGAAAAGCCGTAGTTGTCGACGAAGTGACGGTCGGCACGGTCCCAAACCTCACGAGCGACTTCAGAGGAGTTGTACAAGTCCATACCCATACCTTGCTCCTGAGATCCCTGGCCAGTAAAGACGTAAGTGGTGACTGGCTGCTCAATCTCGGCCTCTCCCATCAACACAGGGGTGTCGGTCTCGACATTTCTGGTTTCAACCTTGATAATCTTACGACCATTAACCATACCAATATGCCCCAAAGAGGTTTGGAGAGTGTCGTTTGGCAACACCATACCAACAAAGTCAGCCTTGAAAGCTCTGACTCTGGAGGCAACACTGTTGGCAGCCCACTGCTCCACCAAGGATCTGATGGAGCCAGAAGAGTACATGCCGTGGGTGATAGTGCCTGGCAACTTAGCGTAGGATGCAAACACACGGGAAACGTGGATAGGGTTGTAGTCACCAGACACTTTGGCGTAGGGCTCGTTGGTGGAGGGAGCCTTGGAGGTCAATTTCTCAcctgaagaaagaggaatGGCGTTCTCGAATTTCACAGCCTGCTCAATGGTGTTACCGTTTCTCGAGAAGTAGTCAATGACTGGGTTACCGTAAGAGACGCCAGCCTCGTAATCGATCGAGCCGACCTGAATAACCTCCTTGGTTGGCAACTCCAAGTATACCTTACCAACGGTCTTGATGGACGAGTACACATTAGCGGCCTTGAACTTGTAGGTTGACTCGCATCTGAAGGTCAAAATCTGATTGAGTAACTCAacatccttctccaagtgaAACCATTCCTTGGATCTCAAGATGGCCAAATCCTTAGCGGACTTGAACGCGATTTGGAATGGGTCTTCTGTGACCTTTTGGAAAGTGTTTTCGAAGTCCTCATACTCACCACGGTACAAGAATTGAGAGGTGACCTCCATGACAGGCTTGCCTTCTCTGGTGATAGTTCCAACAACCTCGACCATCTTACCAGAAGGCTGGTTCAACACAGCCTTGATCAAAGCTTCAGAGGAAACAACAtcgtccttcttcaatggttCGGCGCCAGGAATCATTCTGTAGCCATTCGACAAGTGcaccaacttcaacaagtcacCGTCAACTGTCTTAGGGAAAATTGCCTTCATGATGGCCTTCCAACCCACAACAATGGCGAAATCCATTGGGGCCAAGGTCTGCTTGTTAGGTCTTGGAATGAAGGCCTCGCATGTGTTACCAATGGCGTGGGTGAACTCAGATATATCCTTACCAGAGATGGTGACGTTGTCACCAGGAATGGCCTGGTTAACATTGATATCAAGGTCCACTGGCACCTCGGAGCCGAACCACAATTTCCAATAGAACTCCTTGATTCTGTCGTTTCTGCCCTCCATAACCTCAACAATAGGAGCAAAACCGTCCTCTGGTACGTATTTGTAGAGGAAAGGTAATTCAACAGGCTTGCCATCAGCAGTTCTGTGTTCAATCAACGACATCTGGATCAAGCCCTCGGTGGTTTTCTTAATCTCAGcaaccttcttgaagtcacCCTGGACGGTCTCGTAAAGCGAGAGATTAGCCTTGTCTGAGCCAGCGTTTGTAATAACGGCCTCCATGTTAGGAGCTGGACCTAAAACGTCCTTGACAGAATTAGCAACGTGGTTTATGCCCTGAACAACTCTCTCATTGGAAATAAAAGCATACAACCAGCTCAATTCAGAGCCCGCCAACAATGCGAGCCATTGCTTCTGATCAGGCACGGAAGAACCAATCCTGTAAACGGTCTTGTTAGCAGTCTTCTCGATGGTGACACCAGTGACGGATTCGACCGGACCCGACGCCTCCTTACCAAAGTATTCGACAACAGGAATCTTGGAGCTGTCACCGCTGTAAGCATCCTTGAGCAATCTAGCAATGTGACCCTCATGAATGTTGTCCAAAATGTCCTTGATTGGCTCATTAACCTTGTTGGTGAATTGGGCAGCAACAGGACCGTGAAGGATACATGTTCTCTGGACATCCTCATCGACAACAGACTCCAAGTCCTCAGACTGCCACAAGGAGtcctttttgaagaagaactcgaATCTCTCGTCCAACACTGGAACAAAAGGAGCAGGTTTTTGTGTTGGTCTAGCGcacaacatcaagaagtagTCACAGTCCTCCTCGGAGATCAACTGGGTCTTAGCAGTAGGGAAGGAGTCGAAGAAGGTGTCAATGAATTTCTGAGGGGCAGTCTGCAACTGAGCGTAGTTCTGAAGCAAGGATTCCTTGCCGGACTTGGAAGTGAATCTTTCTTCGACTCTTCTTAAGAAGTCACCGGTGAAGTTTCTCAAAGAGACGTCAATCCAACGTtcagacttcttcacgtaCATCAACTCGATCATGCGGTTGACCACTTCCTGGTAGGTCATGTCCTCCAAGTCACAAACACCCTGAGTGTTGCGGCCAAACCATGGCTTCTGGAAgtccttgttcaacttgttgatgatgtagtccttctttttggtcaAGGCTTCCAAGAGCTTGTTCTTAGGCAAGTTGAAAATTGTCTCGTCCAACTCTTTCCAGAACATGACACCTCTGGTGGCAATCTTGTGAATTGGCTCACCCATTTCAGATCTGACGGTAACGATACCACCGGTAGGCTTTTTGTAAGTGGCTTCCCATTTGCTGTCATCAACACCAGAACATTCAGAAATAGCCTGCTTAGCTGCCAACGAGGTGTGAGCCTCCTTAGCGGTCATAACTCTAGAACCGAACAAGACACCGTCAAAAGGCATTGGTGGGTAGTTGAATCTCTTGGACCAGGAACCAGTCAAGTAGGGGTAAGTGTCTTCATCCGAGCCGAAACCGGATCCAGCAACCAAGACAATATTTGAGCACTTTCTGATCTTAGCGTACATCTGCAAAATAGGCTGGTGGAAGTCCTCGTAAGAGTGGTGGCCACCACCTCTACCGCCAGTCCACTGCAAAACAATTGGGAAGTTTGGATGAGCCTTAGCAATGGTAATAGACTGATTGATGGAGTCGATGGAGCCTGGCTTCAAGCCCAAGTGGGTCAAGcccaattcttcaatgtACTCAGTGGCAacctccaaagaaggaacACCGGCACCGATGGTCAACGACTGGATAGGGAAGCCCTTGGAtctcaattccttgatcaatggTATACCCCACTGCAACATTCTAGGGTTGACGTAGATCAAGTTGATGCCGATTCCGGAGCCTGGAGTGACTCTAGAAGCCACCTCAGCCAAAGCTCTCTTCATACCGTTGGGCTCAAAGTAGCCACCTCCAGCCAACTCGATGTGGTAGCCAGCGTTGATTGTGGCAGAGACAATGTCTGTGTTGACAGTGGTTGGAGTCATACCAGGAACCATCAATGGAGCTCTGCCGAGCAATCTGGAGAATTTGGTGTCGACGTAAACCTTTCCAGCCTTCGTCTTCACCAATTTAGGCTTGTATTCGTCCAACCAGTTTGGAGCCCATTTGATGGAATTGCGggttttgttgaagatctccTGCTTGAAGCCATACTCGTCGTCAGGGTTGGTGTCTATGGTACCAGAGATAATGACACGAGAGCCAGTGCCCTCTTTGTTTCTGTGGGTCAAAACACCCAAGCCGGAAACGCCACCAGGGCCGAAATCCAACAAGTGGGTGCTGTCGAAGTTGGTAGCAACCTCCCAGTGAACAGGCAACTCAGTAATGCACTTGACGAGTCTGTCGATGACATCGCCTTTAGCGTTCTGGAAATTCTCACCGGAGTATGTGTCGTAGACGGGAATCTTGATGTCGAAAGACGCAAAAACCAACCCCTCGTTTTGAACGTCAGCCAATATCATGTCGGTGGCTGGCTCCAACAAGTGGGAGTGGAAAGGAGCGAAGATTGGCAAGAATCTATTGGAAAACTTCATCTTACGCTCAGAGTATGGGACACGGGCTTGGTCCAAACCGGAAGGAGCCTTGTTGTTTCTCAAGGTCAAGTTCAAACCGTAGAGAGACTCTGGGGGACCTGAAACCACCATGTTTCTACCACCATTAACCAATGAAATGGCCACATGCTTTTCTGAAGGCAAGTGAGCGTTGGTCTGCTTGATGAACTTCTCGACATCTGAAAGGGACAAGTCCCTGACAGACAACATGGGGGAAGGTCTTCCTTCGCCGTTTTCCAAAGAGTCCTGCAACATAGTTGGAGGCAAAGACGTTCTAGGGTAAGCGGTCAAGCATCTGGCACCaatgaagaacaacaaggaaaTGGCCTTAATGGAGTTCTCGACAAAAGACTCCCACGAGTCGGCAGAAGCAATGGCCACAGCAGTGACCAAACCCTGAGAGTGGCCTGTAGCACCGACCAAGGCGTCTCTGAATTCACCGGGCGTGATGCCCAAGGTCTTGCAAGTGACAGCATAGTGACACAACTGGATCACGCAGATCAAGGGACACGACACTGGCACACTCAACAAGTACTCCTGGTCTGGGGTCTGGTCTGGGTGGTTCAACCAGGTCAAAATGTCGAAGCCCTGGGTGTAGATCTTGTCGACGTTTGAAGTGGACTTGACCAACTGGGTCAATTTGGCGGCGAATTTCTGAAGCAAGTCGGAGAGAAGCCCGTGGTACATGTAGTTCAACTCTCTCAATTCCTCGAAATAGTCGTCGGTATTACCCTGGCCGCCAAAAATGGCCACTGTCTTGGCTACACGTTGGGCAGAGCTTTGGATCAAGTCCGACAGCTGCCTTGGAATAGGCGTCTTGGAGGCCATCACAGCATCAAAGTAGTGTTTGATCACCTCTCTGGACTTTGCAGCAGTTGTTGGGTATGTCTCATCGGCAAGCAATTGGGCAGCGAAGCTGTGAATATCTGAGTTGGGGAAGAATCTCAGTTGGAATTCTTGCAAGACAGCAGGCAAGATCTCGTCAAACTCTCCCGAAGCAGCGGGATCAACCAAAGAGGCAGTGAAGCCTACAAATTTGGCAAACAACTCGGCAGGAGAGGCAGGCTCATCGTCGGAGGCGAATCCTTCAGTTGCAACCGGCAACGTCTTGACAAACTGCTCTTTCAACTGGGAGTACTTGAAAAATAGCGGTGTGGGCACCAAAATCGTGTGTTCTATGTCGCCGTGGGAAAGGGCAAGCTGGCGGTGGGTTGTGCTCATTCTGGAATTTGTAGAATCGAGTTCAGTAACTGATATGACGAGTGAAGTGTAAGTAGCTTAGCTGTGGTACGTGCTGAAGCAGATAAATAGGCGGGACGAGGGAAAAAGGGTTACAACAGATGAACTcggggaaaaaaaaaaaaatgtgaACAGTCAAACCTTCAAGTGGAATCGGCCAGAATATGAATGGTTGCAATTG
This window encodes:
- the FAS1 gene encoding tetrafunctional fatty acid synthase subunit FAS1, with protein sequence MSTTHRQLALSHGDIEHTILVPTPLFFKYSQLKEQFVKTLPVATEGFASDDEPASPAELFAKFVGFTASLVDPAASGEFDEILPAVLQEFQSRFFPNSDIHSFAAQLLADETYPTTAAKSREVIKHYFDAVMASKTPIPRQSSDLIQSSAQRVAKTVAIFGGQGNTDDYFEELRELNYMYHGLLSDLLQKFAAKLTQLVKSTSNVDKIYTQGFDILTWLNHPDQTPDQEYLLSVPVSCPLICVIQLCHYAVTCKTLGITPGEFRDALVGATGHSQGLVTAVAIASADSWESFVENSIKAISLLFFIGARCLTAYPRTSLPPTMLQDSLENGEGRPSPMLSVRDLSLSDVEKFIKQTNAHLPSEKHVAISLVNGGRNMVVSGPPESLYGLNLTLRNNKAPSGLDQARVPYSERKMKFSNRFLPIFAPFHSHLLEPATDMILADVQNEGLVFASFDIKIPVYDTYSGENFQNAKGDVIDRLVKCITELPVHWEVATNFDSTHLLDFGPGGVSGLGVLTHRNKEGTGSRVIISGTIDTNPDDEYGFKQEIFNKTRNSIKWAPNWLDEYKPKLVKTKAGKVYVDTKFSRLLGRAPLMVPGMTPTTVNTDIVSATINAGYHIELAGGGYFEPNGMKRALAEVASRVTPGSGIGINLIYVNPRMLQWGIPLIKELRSKGFPIQSLTIGAGVPSLEVATEYIEELGLTHLGLKPGSIDSINQSITIAKAHPNFPIVLQWTGGRGGGHHSYEDFHQPILQMYAKIRKCSNIVLVAGSGFGSDEDTYPYLTGSWSKRFNYPPMPFDGVLFGSRVMTAKEAHTSLAAKQAISECSGVDDSKWEATYKKPTGGIVTVRSEMGEPIHKIATRGVMFWKELDETIFNLPKNKLLEALTKKKDYIINKLNKDFQKPWFGRNTQGVCDLEDMTYQEVVNRMIELMYVKKSERWIDVSLRNFTGDFLRRVEERFTSKSGKESLLQNYAQLQTAPQKFIDTFFDSFPTAKTQLISEEDCDYFLMLCARPTQKPAPFVPVLDERFEFFFKKDSLWQSEDLESVVDEDVQRTCILHGPVAAQFTNKVNEPIKDILDNIHEGHIARLLKDAYSGDSSKIPVVEYFGKEASGPVESVTGVTIEKTANKTVYRIGSSVPDQKQWLALLAGSELSWLYAFISNERVVQGINHVANSVKDVLGPAPNMEAVITNAGSDKANLSLYETVQGDFKKVAEIKKTTEGLIQMSLIEHRTADGKPVELPFLYKYVPEDGFAPIVEVMEGRNDRIKEFYWKLWFGSEVPVDLDINVNQAIPGDNVTISGKDISEFTHAIGNTCEAFIPRPNKQTLAPMDFAIVVGWKAIMKAIFPKTVDGDLLKLVHLSNGYRMIPGAEPLKKDDVVSSEALIKAVLNQPSGKMVEVVGTITREGKPVMEVTSQFLYRGEYEDFENTFQKVTEDPFQIAFKSAKDLAILRSKEWFHLEKDVELLNQILTFRCESTYKFKAANVYSSIKTVGKVYLELPTKEVIQVGSIDYEAGVSYGNPVIDYFSRNGNTIEQAVKFENAIPLSSGEKLTSKAPSTNEPYAKVSGDYNPIHVSRVFASYAKLPGTITHGMYSSGSIRSLVEQWAANSVASRVRAFKADFVGMVLPNDTLQTSLGHIGMVNGRKIIKVETRNVETDTPVLMGEAEIEQPVTTYVFTGQGSQEQGMGMDLYNSSEVAREVWDRADRHFVDNYGFSILDIVKNNPNELTVHFGGAKGRRIRDNYISMMFETIGEDGEIKSEKIFKDIDHTTTSYTFLSPTGLLSATQFTQPALTLMEKASYEDIKSKGLVPSDVMFAGHSLGEYSALSSLANVMPIESLVDVVFYRGMTMQVAVPRDELGRSNYGMCAVNPTRVNPSFNDAALRFVVDEVATKTGWLLEIVNYNVENTQYVTAGDLRALDTLTNVLNVIKLNKIDIVKLQEQMSLDDVKKHLKEIIDEVSAQSIAKPQPIDLQRGFAVIPLKGISVPFHSSYLMSGVKPFQRFLCKKIPKSSVKPKDLINKYIPNLTAKPFQITKEYFEEVYQLTKSEKLKSILDNWESYEKA